A section of the Hevea brasiliensis isolate MT/VB/25A 57/8 chromosome 17, ASM3005281v1, whole genome shotgun sequence genome encodes:
- the LOC110670218 gene encoding protein TPX2 isoform X1, giving the protein MDFDMDEFYIEPFLAEEIDIDYEFDAAKYYDFTRPETDFEAQEAERWFETTGYCPPSPFIIKLNWEPSIPVKGGNSSFIRRDAENINPTSADLSTSMDSEATSADNNSGLESYNEARSPTKSRLLKNLNFMNPTASLLARQNCPLQIHCDRLLRRSQKLVKNEENRFQKLVRKEERSSRNSSMNGTQATKRQKLEAGYSCKVARLKHQALLLHKAPKKVGLLDVRTAFAKPKVTVPREPNLETALRAERHRSKINLESAENAKSNASTFRARPLNKKILEAPSCPLAKKSTPQLPEFQVFHLRTSERALQHASVNAANAPNSSPTQHNETISSRRVTPAAALKEKLEALDKFKARSLYKKECNFPNDKRFSNEPPIEAFSKLFLTSEDSNAIHRSKTPLHPKGSKENAPASFHPGHKMKNVAKSQWLCGKHFQCGSNRTVPSMVPQINRSLDIR; this is encoded by the exons ATGGATTTCGACATGGACGAATTTTATATTGAGCCTTTTTTGGCTGAAGAAATCGATATTGATTACGAGTTTGATGCAGCTAAGTACTACGATTTCACCCGGCCAGAAACCGATTTCGAGGCACAAGAAGCTGAGCgctggtttgaaaccacaggatATTGTCCTCCCTCTC CTTTCATTATAAAGCTGAATTGGGAACCAAGCATTCCAGTGAAAGGTGGAAATTCCTCTTTTATTCGTAGAGATGCTGAAAACATCAATCCCACCAGCGCTGACTTGTCTACCAGTATGGACTCTGAAGCAACTTCAGCAGATAATAACTCGG GATTAGAATCATATAATGAAGCCAGATCGCCAACCAAGTCACgtctattaaaaaatttaaatttcatgaatccCACTGCAAGTCTGTTGGCCAGGCAAAATTGCCCTTTGCAAATTCATTGTGACCGATTGCTCAGAAG ATCTCAGAAGTTGGTTAAAAATGAGGAGAATAGGTTTCAGAAGTTGGTAAGAAAAGAGGAGAGGAGTTCTCGGAATTCTTCTATGAACGGAACCCAGGCTACCAAAAGGCAAAAGCTCGAGGCCGGTTATTCATGCAAG GTTGCTCGTTTGAAGCATCAAGCTCTTCTTTTACACAAGGCACCTAAAAAG GTTGGACTACTTGACGTTCGTACAGCATTTGCTAAACCTAAAGTTACAGTTCCCAGAGAACCTAATCTGGAAACAGCTCTTAGGGCAGAAAGACATAG GTCCAAGATTAATTTGGAGTCGGCTGAAAATGCAAAATCAAATGCTTCTACCTTTAGAGCAAGACCCTTGAATAAAAAA ATTCTTGAGGCTCCTTCATGTCCCCTCGCTAAAAAGAGCACTCCACAACTGCCAGAATTTCAA GTGTTTCATTTGAGGACATCAGAGAGGGCTCTGCAACATGCATCTGTTAAC GCAGCAAATGCACCGAATTCTAGCCCCACTCAACATAATGAAACTATAAGCTCTAGAAG AGTAACCCCTGCTGCCGCCTTGAAGGAGAAATTGGAAGCACTTGATAAATTTAAAGCTCGTTCTCTTTATAAAAAG GAATGTAATTTCCCAAATGATAAAAGATTCTCAAATGAGCCACCAATAGAAGCATTTAGTAAG CTCTTCCTAACATCTGAAGACTCCAATGCAATACATCGGTCAAAAACGCCACTGCATCCAAAG GGCTCAAAGGAGAATGCACCAGCTTCTTTCCATCCAGGACATAAG ATGAAGAATGTCGCCAAATCGCAATGGCTTTGTGGCAAACATTTTCAATGTGGGAGCAATAGGACGGTTCCTTCAATGGTACCACAAATCAACAG GAGCTTGGACATACGTTAG
- the LOC110670218 gene encoding protein TPX2 isoform X2 translates to MLCIFLISLASDDVFTAKSRGLESYNEARSPTKSRLLKNLNFMNPTASLLARQNCPLQIHCDRLLRRSQKLVKNEENRFQKLVRKEERSSRNSSMNGTQATKRQKLEAGYSCKVARLKHQALLLHKAPKKVGLLDVRTAFAKPKVTVPREPNLETALRAERHRSKINLESAENAKSNASTFRARPLNKKILEAPSCPLAKKSTPQLPEFQVFHLRTSERALQHASVNAANAPNSSPTQHNETISSRRVTPAAALKEKLEALDKFKARSLYKKECNFPNDKRFSNEPPIEAFSKLFLTSEDSNAIHRSKTPLHPKGSKENAPASFHPGHKMKNVAKSQWLCGKHFQCGSNRTVPSMVPQINRSLDIR, encoded by the exons ATGTTATGCATTTTCTTAATCAGTTTAGCCTCAGATGATGTGTTCACCGCGAAATCACGTG GATTAGAATCATATAATGAAGCCAGATCGCCAACCAAGTCACgtctattaaaaaatttaaatttcatgaatccCACTGCAAGTCTGTTGGCCAGGCAAAATTGCCCTTTGCAAATTCATTGTGACCGATTGCTCAGAAG ATCTCAGAAGTTGGTTAAAAATGAGGAGAATAGGTTTCAGAAGTTGGTAAGAAAAGAGGAGAGGAGTTCTCGGAATTCTTCTATGAACGGAACCCAGGCTACCAAAAGGCAAAAGCTCGAGGCCGGTTATTCATGCAAG GTTGCTCGTTTGAAGCATCAAGCTCTTCTTTTACACAAGGCACCTAAAAAG GTTGGACTACTTGACGTTCGTACAGCATTTGCTAAACCTAAAGTTACAGTTCCCAGAGAACCTAATCTGGAAACAGCTCTTAGGGCAGAAAGACATAG GTCCAAGATTAATTTGGAGTCGGCTGAAAATGCAAAATCAAATGCTTCTACCTTTAGAGCAAGACCCTTGAATAAAAAA ATTCTTGAGGCTCCTTCATGTCCCCTCGCTAAAAAGAGCACTCCACAACTGCCAGAATTTCAA GTGTTTCATTTGAGGACATCAGAGAGGGCTCTGCAACATGCATCTGTTAAC GCAGCAAATGCACCGAATTCTAGCCCCACTCAACATAATGAAACTATAAGCTCTAGAAG AGTAACCCCTGCTGCCGCCTTGAAGGAGAAATTGGAAGCACTTGATAAATTTAAAGCTCGTTCTCTTTATAAAAAG GAATGTAATTTCCCAAATGATAAAAGATTCTCAAATGAGCCACCAATAGAAGCATTTAGTAAG CTCTTCCTAACATCTGAAGACTCCAATGCAATACATCGGTCAAAAACGCCACTGCATCCAAAG GGCTCAAAGGAGAATGCACCAGCTTCTTTCCATCCAGGACATAAG ATGAAGAATGTCGCCAAATCGCAATGGCTTTGTGGCAAACATTTTCAATGTGGGAGCAATAGGACGGTTCCTTCAATGGTACCACAAATCAACAG GAGCTTGGACATACGTTAG
- the LOC110670214 gene encoding uncharacterized protein LOC110670214, whose amino-acid sequence MAENEVIEPSKTKYNRQPPSIPFLWEERPGVAKKDWRPVVSSVTLAPPSPEKLVASVPFNWKEKPGKPLSCFSQPSIDSALTAWKASQQHNDYNFDNKESGGNDNHRHKGTFDLDLESFSFETDDSFSSAPSLLANCRVLSSAVSTAVPVLKTSSKIDINDQLEIPSSSASESDSSASSYETDISSLTGASFLECLFPLYPPNSGFPGKVEYSNNGSHTPLELKNKHFDHESCSNAMAKRPPTLGELIMMSRGRSCQRKAVQMRKKNLSMEFINGKAFACCVFGAGIKMIGGLQTKRHHPKLKLI is encoded by the exons ATGGCGGAGAATGAAGTCATTGAACCCTCGAAAACAAAGTACAATAGGCAACCACCATCAATTCCGTTTCTCTGGGAGGAAAGGCCAGGAGTAGCGAAAAAGGACTGGAGACCTGTGGTTTCTTCAGTTACTCTAGCTCCACCATCTCCAGAAAAGCTTGTAGCCTCGGTTCCTTTCAACTGGAAGGAAAAACCTGGAAAGCCTCTGTCCTGTTTCTCACAGCCATCAATAGATTCAGCTCTTACAGCCTGGAAAGCCTCTCAACAGCATAATGATTACAATTTTGACAATAAGGAGAGTGGTGGCAATGACAATCACAGGCATAAAGGAACGTttgacttggatcttgaatcattCAGCTTTGAAACTGATGATTCGTTCAGCTCAGCACCCTCTCTCTTGGCAAATTGCCGGGTATTATCATCAGCAGTTTCTACCGCTGTTCCAGTGCTAAAAACTTCCTCAAAAATTGATATCAATGACCAGTTAGAAATCCCTTCCTCATCTGCCTCTGAATCTGACAGCAGCGCAAGCAGTTATGAAACTGACATTTCAAGCCTTACAGGTGCTTCTTTCTTGGAGTGTCTTTTTCCATTATATCCACCCAATTCTGGTTTTCCTGGAAAGGTTGAATACTCCAATAACGGCTCCCACACTCCACTAGAGCTAAAGAACAAGCATTTTGATCATGAGAGTTGCAGTAATGCCATGGCAAAGAGGCCACCAACACTTGGAGAATTGATAATGATGAGCCGAGGAAGGAGTTGCCAAAGAAAAGCTGTTCAAATGAGAAAAAAGAATCTATCAATG GAATTCATAAATGGGAAAGCTTTTGCCTGCTGTGTCTTTGGTGCTGGCATCAAAATGATTGGAGGATTGCAGACGAAGAGGCATCATCCAAAACTGAAACTGATATAG
- the LOC110670216 gene encoding zinc finger A20 and AN1 domain-containing stress-associated protein 1, translated as MESRKGIDSQHCADGCGFNGSIENQNLCSKCDKEEIEKESMEETLKPTSPPPPPNVPFAFTKSKPRSVFSFNTKNIPDSKSFFGFSSSSNKQFSFSADSTVETWISPRVDASKFLFGSSTGRKRVCSTCNKRVGLTGFECRCGNLFCGKHRYPEEHSCGFDYKAYAREIMLKQNQVCEADKLHYRI; from the coding sequence ATGGAGTCGCGTAAGGGCATCGATTCACAACACTGCGCCGACGGTTGTGGTTTCAATGGATCGATAGAAAATCAAAATCTTTGCTCAAAGTGCGACAAAGAAGAAATTGAAAAGGAATCCATGGAGGAAACTTTGAAACCCACATCGCCGCCTCCACCGCCAAACGTTCCCTTCGCATTCACGAAATCGAAGCCTCGTTCTGTTTTCTCTTTTAATACTAAAAATATTCCCGACTCAAAATCTTTTTTTGGTTTTTCTTCGAGTTCTAACAAACAGTTTTCTTTTTCTGCTGATTCAACTGTTGAAACTTGGATTTCTCCTAGGGTTGATGCGAGTAAGTTCCTTTTCGGTTCTTCAACCGGCAGGAAGCGTGTGTGCAGTACCTGCAATAAGCGGGTCGGGTTGACCGGATTTGAGTGCCGATGCGGGAATTTGTTTTGTGGAAAACACCGGTACCCGGAAGAACACTCGTGCGGCTTTGATTATAAGGCTTATGCACGTGAGATTATGCTCAAGCAAAATCAGGTTTGCGAGGCTGATAAACTGCACTACAGAATTTAA